In Meiothermus sp. QL-1, the genomic window CATGGCCAGGATGGCCCCGGCCCCGGCACAGACCCCGTCCACCGCGCTCACGATGGGCTGGGGGCAGGCCCGCATGGCCCGGACCACATCCCCGGTCATGCGGGTAAAGGCCAGAATCTCGGGCATCGTCATCTCGGTCAGGGGGCCGATGATCTCGTAGACATCGCCCCCCGAGGAGAAGTTGCCCTGGGCCCCGGTGAGCACCACGGCCCGCACATCCGCAGCGTAGGGGAGGGAGCGGAAAAGGTCGCGCAGCTCGGCGTAGGTTTCGAAGGTGAGGGGGTTCTTCCGCTCAGGGCGGGATAGGGTGAGGGTGGCCACCCGGTCTTCCACCCGCCAGAGGAAGTGCTTGGCCGGGTAACCGGCCAGGCTTACGCTGCCGTCCACCCGCTTCATTGGACCTCCTTGCTGTTGAGGTGTCGCTTGAGCTTGCCCAAGAGGGCGTACAGGGTCTCCTTTTCCTCCGGGGAGAGGCCCTCGAAGAACTCGATAACCCAGCCCTCGTGCACCCGGGCCATCTCGCCAAAGGCCCGCCTCCCCTCTGGGGTGAGCTTGACGATGTAGGAGCGCCGGTCGTTGGGGTCCACCTCCCGCCGCACCAAACCCTCGGCCTCGAGCTGGTCGGTGATGCCGGTCACGTTGCCGGTGGTGACCATCATCCGCCGGGAAAGCTCGCCCATCCGGAGCCCCTCGGGGTGGCGCTCGAGCTGGGCCAGAAGGTCGAAACGGGGCAGGGTGGTGCGAAAGGCCTGGCGCAGGCGGCGGCGGATCTTCCCGGTTATCAGGTTGGTGCAGGTGAGCATCCGCAGCCAGAGCCTAATGGCCTGGTGGTGGTCTTCGGCTAAGCGGGTCTCGAGGTCCTTTTCCAGGGTTTTCACACCTCACCTCCGGCCACCGCAATGGCCTGGCCGCTCACGGCCCCCGAGCCGGGCAGGCAGAGCCAGAGCACCGCCTCGGCCACCTCCTCCGGGCGCACGAAGCGGTTTTGGGGGTTGCTCCGCGCTAAAGTGCCCCGGGCCTCGGCCACACTCCGCCCGGTTCTCTCGGCGATGCGGGCCAGGCTTTCCTCCAGCAAAGCGGTCTCGGTGTAGCCGGGGCAGACCGCATTCACGGTGATGTTCTTCTGGGCCAGCTCTATCGCCAGGGCGCGGGTCAGGCCCACCAGGCCGTGCTTGGCCGCGCAGTAGGCGGCCACATAGGGGTAGCCCTTGAGCCCGGCGGTGCTGGCGATGTTCACGATCCGCCCCCACCCCGCCGAAAGCATCCCCGGCAGGGCGGCCTGGGTGCAGAGGAAGGCCCCGGTCAGGTTCACCTCGAGCATCCGCTGCCACAGCTCCAGCTCGGTTTTGAGAAAGGGCTGGCTCTGCGCCTGGCCGGCGTTGTTGACCAGGATGTGCACCGGCCCCAAAGCGGCCTCGGCCCCCGCGAGGGCCCGCCGGACCTCCTCGGGCCGGGTCACATCGCAGACCTCTAGGTGCACGGTTCCTCCAAGTCTTTGGGCCTGCTCCGAGAGCGCGGCCCGGTTGCGCCCGAGCAGGGTGAGGCGGGCCCCTGCCTTGGCCAGCAGGGCCGCGATGGCCGCCCCAATGCCCCGGCTTGCGCCGGTGACCAGGGCGTGGCGGCCTTCCAGGGGTCTCATACGCTTCGCAATAGCTCCTCAACCCCTTGGGCTGCCCGGGCCAGGTTGCGCTCGAGCTGGGCCTTGCCCGCCAGGTAGGGCTTGGGCCAGGGGACCTCGCTATAGCCGAGCCGGGCGGCCTGGTTCAGCGTCCAGTGGGGGTCGGCCAGGTGGGGCCTGGCGATGGCGCACAGGTCGGCCCGTCCGGCGGCAATGATTGAGTTCACATGGTCGGCCTCGTAGATGGCCCCCACCGCCATCGTGGCGATGCCCACCTCGTTGCGG contains:
- a CDS encoding SDR family NAD(P)-dependent oxidoreductase is translated as MRPLEGRHALVTGASRGIGAAIAALLAKAGARLTLLGRNRAALSEQAQRLGGTVHLEVCDVTRPEEVRRALAGAEAALGPVHILVNNAGQAQSQPFLKTELELWQRMLEVNLTGAFLCTQAALPGMLSAGWGRIVNIASTAGLKGYPYVAAYCAAKHGLVGLTRALAIELAQKNITVNAVCPGYTETALLEESLARIAERTGRSVAEARGTLARSNPQNRFVRPEEVAEAVLWLCLPGSGAVSGQAIAVAGGEV
- a CDS encoding MarR family winged helix-turn-helix transcriptional regulator; protein product: MKTLEKDLETRLAEDHHQAIRLWLRMLTCTNLITGKIRRRLRQAFRTTLPRFDLLAQLERHPEGLRMGELSRRMMVTTGNVTGITDQLEAEGLVRREVDPNDRRSYIVKLTPEGRRAFGEMARVHEGWVIEFFEGLSPEEKETLYALLGKLKRHLNSKEVQ